In Candidatus Roseilinea sp., one DNA window encodes the following:
- a CDS encoding HNH endonuclease: MLNVTYEPLSVVPVPRAIHLLMVQRAELIEASDAVIRSERLQLPVPQVIRLLHYVRVPHNLPLPLSRRALLLRDDYTCQYCGAQPGRENLTIDHVIPRSRGGRTEWENVVAACGACNRKKGNRTPEEAGMTLLRKPHRPRFWAMALLTMATNDVWRKYLNVNGSDDS, encoded by the coding sequence GTGCTCAACGTCACGTACGAACCGCTTAGCGTCGTTCCCGTGCCCCGCGCCATCCACCTGCTGATGGTGCAGCGAGCGGAGTTGATCGAGGCGTCCGACGCAGTGATCCGCAGCGAGCGATTGCAACTGCCGGTGCCTCAGGTCATCCGGCTGCTTCATTACGTACGCGTACCGCACAACCTGCCGCTGCCGCTCTCGCGGCGCGCGCTGCTGCTGCGGGACGATTACACCTGTCAGTACTGCGGCGCGCAACCCGGCCGGGAGAACCTGACGATTGACCACGTCATCCCCCGCTCGCGCGGCGGGCGTACGGAGTGGGAGAACGTGGTCGCAGCGTGTGGGGCGTGCAACCGCAAGAAGGGCAACCGCACCCCTGAGGAGGCCGGGATGACCTTGTTGCGCAAGCCGCACCGTCCGCGCTTCTGGGCGATGGCGCTGCTCACGATGGCGACCAATGACGTGTGGCGCAAATACCTCAACGTGAACGGGTCGGACGATTCGTGA
- a CDS encoding oxidoreductase: protein MTHSLRYAIVGAGAGIAELHLRALAQLPAARIVGMADVNAERGQPRAAEAGCPFFTDHRAMIEATQPDVVVICTPHPSHPQIALDAFARGAHVLTEKPIAVQIADADRMIAAADAAGRLLAVNFQQRFRPVIERAVRFIVEGELGALMRVQVSESWYRTAAYYKQAPWRGTWLGEGGAILMNQAIHTLDLLCHLAGLPSKVWGWTKTRVHAIECEDTAQAMLEFDNGAPGYFTASTAEAIGGPHQRILIVGERGAIEIADARIILTRFVRDVREFAAYEPSPYASPEAVQDVLELPGDGGGHLAVYRDLEAAMVEGRQPRVNGREARMSLELANAITYSAHLDRPVTLPLDRDAYAALLAQLRAGAARNEQRLPTPHSQFPNLEGSRES, encoded by the coding sequence ATGACCCATTCCCTCCGCTACGCCATCGTCGGCGCGGGCGCAGGCATTGCCGAGTTGCATCTGCGCGCGCTGGCGCAACTGCCGGCCGCACGCATCGTCGGCATGGCCGACGTGAACGCAGAACGCGGCCAACCGCGCGCGGCTGAAGCCGGCTGTCCGTTCTTCACCGACCATCGCGCGATGATCGAAGCGACGCAGCCCGATGTCGTCGTCATCTGCACGCCCCATCCCTCACACCCGCAGATCGCGCTCGACGCCTTCGCGCGCGGCGCGCACGTCTTGACCGAGAAGCCGATCGCCGTTCAGATAGCCGATGCCGACCGCATGATCGCTGCCGCCGACGCCGCCGGCCGATTGCTGGCGGTTAACTTCCAGCAACGTTTCCGGCCGGTGATCGAGCGCGCCGTGCGTTTCATCGTCGAGGGTGAACTCGGCGCGCTCATGCGTGTCCAGGTCAGCGAAAGCTGGTATCGCACTGCTGCATACTACAAGCAAGCGCCGTGGCGTGGCACGTGGCTCGGCGAGGGTGGGGCGATCTTGATGAACCAGGCGATTCACACGCTGGACTTGCTGTGTCACTTAGCCGGCCTGCCATCCAAGGTCTGGGGTTGGACGAAGACCCGCGTTCATGCGATCGAGTGCGAAGATACGGCGCAGGCGATGCTCGAGTTCGACAACGGCGCACCGGGCTACTTCACGGCGAGCACAGCCGAAGCAATCGGCGGCCCGCACCAGCGCATCTTGATCGTCGGCGAGCGCGGCGCGATCGAAATCGCCGACGCGCGGATCATCCTCACCCGCTTCGTGCGCGACGTGCGCGAGTTCGCTGCATATGAGCCTAGCCCGTATGCCTCGCCCGAAGCAGTGCAGGACGTGCTCGAGTTGCCGGGCGACGGTGGCGGCCATCTGGCCGTTTATCGCGACCTAGAGGCGGCGATGGTCGAGGGCCGGCAGCCGCGCGTGAACGGACGAGAAGCGCGCATGTCGCTGGAGCTGGCCAACGCGATCACCTACTCCGCTCACCTCGACCGGCCGGTGACGTTGCCGCTCGACCGTGATGCCTATGCCGCTTTGCTGGCGCAATTGCGGGCCGGCGCCGCGCGCAACGAACAACGACTTCCGACTCCTCACTCCCAATTCCCAAACCTGGAGGGAAGCCGAGAGTCGTGA